In one window of Frigoriglobus tundricola DNA:
- a CDS encoding efflux RND transporter periplasmic adaptor subunit — MRCLILGICIGLVGCVRGPSKPADAPPVSVSVSRPVEREVSDYADFTARTAAVDSVEVRSHVWGYLQKVNFKEGDMVKAGDVLFEIDPRPYEALLNQAKAKVRQDEAQLEFDESEYQRNKSSFDKGVGSRADLDKSRAARDVTKANIEASKAVVAARQLDLDYTKVTAPVAGRASRYVVTVGNLIQAGDQNGGSLLTTVVSVDPMYAYFDSDESTAMRVRQLVRAGKSDAPRGGNYPLSLGVTNEDGFPHRGTIHFVENQVNPKTGTLRLRGVFPNAEQVLLPGVFGRVRVPIGRPHKALLVSDRAFDTDQGQKVVYVVDDANQVAVRRVSVGAVHDGLREVTDGLAPGERVVVTGLQQVRPGLTVDPKVIEMPGGSRGPAPK; from the coding sequence ATGCGCTGTCTCATTCTCGGAATTTGTATCGGCCTGGTGGGCTGCGTCCGGGGGCCGTCGAAGCCGGCGGACGCGCCGCCCGTATCGGTCTCCGTCAGCCGCCCCGTCGAGCGCGAAGTGAGCGACTACGCGGACTTCACCGCCCGGACCGCCGCAGTCGACTCCGTCGAGGTGCGGTCCCATGTGTGGGGCTACCTGCAGAAGGTCAACTTCAAGGAGGGGGACATGGTCAAGGCGGGGGACGTGCTCTTCGAGATCGACCCCCGGCCGTATGAGGCCCTGTTGAACCAGGCGAAGGCGAAGGTCCGCCAGGACGAGGCCCAGTTGGAGTTCGACGAGTCCGAATACCAGCGGAATAAGAGTTCGTTCGATAAGGGGGTCGGCTCGCGGGCGGACCTGGACAAGTCGCGCGCTGCCCGGGACGTCACGAAGGCCAACATCGAGGCCAGCAAGGCCGTGGTCGCGGCCCGCCAACTGGACCTCGACTACACGAAGGTCACCGCCCCGGTCGCCGGCCGCGCCAGCCGCTACGTCGTCACCGTGGGGAATTTGATCCAGGCGGGCGACCAGAACGGGGGCAGCCTGCTGACGACCGTGGTGTCGGTCGACCCGATGTACGCCTACTTCGACTCCGACGAGAGCACCGCCATGCGGGTCCGGCAACTGGTCCGCGCGGGCAAGTCGGACGCCCCCCGCGGGGGCAACTACCCCTTGTCCCTGGGCGTCACGAACGAGGACGGGTTCCCGCACCGGGGCACCATCCACTTCGTGGAAAATCAGGTCAACCCGAAGACCGGAACCCTCCGGCTCCGGGGCGTGTTCCCCAACGCCGAACAGGTGCTCCTCCCCGGCGTCTTCGGCCGCGTGCGGGTGCCCATCGGCCGGCCCCACAAGGCCCTGCTGGTGAGCGACCGGGCCTTCGACACCGACCAGGGCCAGAAGGTCGTGTACGTCGTCGACGACGCGAACCAGGTGGCCGTGCGGCGGGTTTCCGTCGGGGCGGTCCACGACGGCCTGCGCGAGGTGACCGACGGGCTGGCGCCGGGCGAGCGCGTGGTCGTCACCGGCCTGCAGCAGGTGCGCCCGGGACTCACAGTCGATCCCAAAGTGATCGAGATGCCGGGCGGGAGCCGAGGGCCGGCACCCAAATAG
- a CDS encoding GlxA family transcriptional regulator: MAKRSVVLVCFEGVQGLDLVGPWEVFVEAGADQYALRVATVGGGPFLSSSGLRLSADDLSRVREPIDTLLVAGGQGIDTAVANPAFVGPIKRLAATARRVGSICTGAFALAAAGLLNGRRATTHWGWCERLAREYPLVAVDPDPIFVKDGNVYTSAGVTAGMDLALALVEEDLGRKAAMWAARRLVLFVRRPGGQAQFSAALELQAADREPLRDLQAWIVANPAADLSVDNLAARVHMSPRNFARAFARQVGTTPARYVERVRVEAARRRLEESPDTLELVAAQCGFGSGNSMRRSFLRIVKVPPADYRARFRSAGS, encoded by the coding sequence GTGGCGAAGCGTAGCGTGGTGTTGGTGTGTTTCGAAGGGGTACAGGGGCTCGATCTGGTCGGCCCGTGGGAGGTGTTCGTCGAGGCCGGGGCCGACCAGTACGCTCTGCGGGTGGCGACCGTGGGCGGTGGTCCGTTTCTGTCCAGTTCGGGGCTCCGGCTGAGCGCCGACGATCTGTCACGGGTGCGGGAACCGATCGACACGCTACTGGTAGCCGGCGGGCAGGGGATCGACACCGCGGTCGCCAACCCGGCCTTCGTCGGGCCGATCAAGCGCCTTGCCGCGACTGCCCGGCGGGTCGGGTCGATCTGCACCGGGGCGTTCGCCTTGGCCGCGGCCGGGTTGCTGAACGGACGGCGCGCCACCACCCACTGGGGATGGTGCGAGCGACTGGCCCGGGAGTACCCGCTCGTAGCTGTCGACCCGGACCCGATCTTCGTCAAGGACGGGAACGTGTACACTTCGGCCGGGGTGACGGCTGGGATGGACTTGGCTCTGGCGCTGGTCGAAGAGGATCTCGGCCGGAAAGCGGCGATGTGGGCGGCCCGCAGGTTGGTGCTGTTCGTTCGCCGACCGGGGGGCCAGGCGCAGTTCTCGGCGGCGCTCGAACTCCAGGCGGCCGATCGGGAGCCGCTCCGCGACCTGCAAGCGTGGATCGTCGCTAACCCGGCGGCTGATCTGTCGGTCGATAACCTCGCTGCGCGGGTCCACATGAGTCCGCGGAACTTCGCCCGGGCGTTCGCGCGGCAGGTTGGCACCACCCCGGCCCGGTACGTCGAGCGGGTGCGGGTAGAGGCTGCGCGGCGGCGGCTTGAGGAGTCCCCTGACACTCTGGAACTCGTGGCGGCGCAGTGCGGTTTTGGGAGCGGCAACTCGATGCGGCGCTCGTTCCTGCGGATCGTGAAGGTGCCTCCGGCCGACTACCGCGCCCGGTTCCGGTCAGCGGGTTCATAA
- a CDS encoding ATPase: MGLSRHSAVAEWEGNPVPEAPVSPESLKESGLTTGFVCDMILRTVYTRGVTIGRDLSQYLCLPFKVIRESVRFLKDEKLIQVDGGDLVGDVSYRFSLTDLGRDRARAAMEQCAYVGPAPVPLEDYVEQCYRQTVTGLQCYPESLKAPFGHLVLKEEMFNNIGPAIISGRSVFIYGPPGNGKTAMARAIGDFMNTAGGSIYIPYAFVADNNIITVFDPSLHVIDDTADELVDDADATVRKLLSTGAVDRRWVRIRRPVIVTGGELNLQMLDLRYNAESKFYQAPIHFKANGGVFLIDDFGRQLVSPKDLLNRWILPLEDRHDFLTVASGKKFQVPFEQLIIFSTNMDPKALVDDAFLRRIRHKVGINAPQRDVYERIFASNCKRLGMNYDVTAVDYLYERYYTKGRTPRASDCRDLLETVQSICRYRRQPVHLTRDLMVEASASFIAEFT, from the coding sequence GGTTCGTCTGCGACATGATCCTCCGCACGGTGTACACGCGCGGGGTGACGATCGGGCGCGACCTGAGCCAGTACCTGTGCCTGCCGTTCAAGGTGATCCGCGAATCGGTGCGGTTCCTCAAGGACGAGAAGCTGATCCAGGTGGACGGCGGCGACCTCGTCGGCGACGTGAGCTACCGGTTCAGCCTGACCGACCTGGGCCGCGACCGGGCGCGGGCGGCGATGGAGCAGTGCGCGTACGTCGGCCCGGCCCCGGTGCCCCTGGAGGACTACGTCGAGCAGTGCTACCGGCAGACGGTGACCGGGCTCCAGTGCTACCCGGAATCGCTCAAGGCCCCGTTCGGGCACCTGGTCCTCAAGGAGGAGATGTTCAACAACATCGGCCCGGCAATCATCAGCGGCCGGTCGGTGTTCATCTACGGCCCGCCGGGCAACGGCAAGACCGCCATGGCGCGGGCCATCGGCGACTTCATGAACACCGCCGGCGGGTCCATCTACATCCCGTACGCGTTCGTCGCCGATAACAACATCATCACCGTCTTCGACCCGTCGCTGCACGTCATCGACGACACGGCCGACGAACTGGTGGACGACGCCGATGCGACCGTCCGCAAGCTGCTCTCGACCGGCGCGGTGGACCGGCGCTGGGTGCGGATCCGCCGCCCGGTGATCGTGACCGGCGGCGAGCTGAACCTCCAGATGCTCGACCTGCGGTACAACGCCGAGTCCAAGTTCTACCAGGCGCCGATCCACTTCAAGGCCAACGGCGGCGTGTTCCTGATCGACGACTTCGGGCGCCAACTGGTCAGCCCGAAGGACCTGCTGAACCGGTGGATCCTGCCGCTGGAGGACCGGCACGACTTCCTCACCGTGGCGAGCGGGAAGAAGTTCCAGGTGCCGTTCGAACAGCTCATCATCTTCAGCACCAACATGGACCCGAAGGCGCTGGTGGACGACGCGTTCCTGCGCCGCATCCGGCACAAGGTGGGCATCAACGCCCCGCAGCGGGACGTGTACGAGCGGATCTTCGCGTCCAACTGCAAGCGGCTCGGGATGAACTACGACGTGACCGCGGTGGACTACCTGTACGAGCGCTACTACACCAAGGGCCGCACGCCGCGGGCGTCCGACTGCCGCGATTTGCTGGAAACGGTCCAGTCCATCTGCCGATACAGACGGCAGCCCGTGCATTTAACGCGCGACCTGATGGTCGAAGCCTCGGCCAGTTTCATCGCCGAGTTCACTTGA
- a CDS encoding tetratricopeptide repeat protein: protein MDGRTFRRWCALGGLMAAALGCNRNATQQTPFGPMPDPGGVQMVNMPVNGSGSSRSLWGGSRGPTTPVELADNSKRPASAESLVAVADVRLEAALDEKTPGNKEALLDLARTGYQKALAQDPKSKAALTGMARYYARLGDRDRALEVYKKYLTLYPSDAGVAHEVALAHARWKDWPGAVAWCEFALKIDPENRAVKKTLGFCEAFAGRWDDAFAALCQIMPEAQARHNLAGLLDHMGHADASRVQLQLALKADPNFVPAQGFLAELDQPNDPNGIRQASDTQPAP, encoded by the coding sequence ATGGACGGCCGAACGTTTCGCCGGTGGTGCGCCCTCGGCGGCCTGATGGCCGCGGCCCTCGGGTGCAACCGGAACGCGACCCAGCAGACCCCGTTCGGGCCGATGCCGGACCCGGGCGGGGTCCAGATGGTCAACATGCCGGTGAACGGCAGCGGCAGCTCCCGGTCGCTCTGGGGCGGGTCGCGCGGCCCGACCACCCCGGTGGAGCTGGCGGACAACAGTAAGCGCCCGGCGTCGGCGGAATCGCTGGTGGCGGTGGCGGACGTGCGGCTGGAGGCGGCCCTGGACGAGAAGACGCCCGGGAACAAGGAGGCGCTTCTGGACCTGGCGCGGACCGGGTACCAGAAGGCGCTGGCCCAGGACCCCAAGAGCAAGGCGGCGCTGACCGGGATGGCCCGGTACTACGCGCGGCTCGGGGACCGGGACCGGGCACTGGAGGTGTACAAGAAGTACCTGACCCTGTACCCGAGCGACGCGGGCGTGGCCCACGAGGTGGCCCTAGCGCACGCCCGGTGGAAGGACTGGCCGGGTGCGGTGGCGTGGTGCGAGTTCGCGCTGAAGATCGACCCGGAGAACCGGGCGGTGAAGAAAACACTCGGGTTCTGTGAGGCGTTCGCCGGCCGGTGGGACGACGCATTCGCGGCGCTGTGCCAGATCATGCCCGAGGCCCAGGCCCGGCACAACCTGGCCGGGCTCCTCGACCACATGGGGCACGCCGACGCGAGCCGCGTGCAGTTGCAACTCGCGCTGAAGGCCGACCCGAACTTCGTCCCGGCCCAGGGGTTCCTGGCCGAACTCGATCAGCCCAACGACCCGAACGGCATTCGGCAAGCGAGCGACACGCAGCCGGCGCCATGA
- a CDS encoding transposase: MIQSPIFDQFVNHSPLSVMSRATIERVFSTSSLDALFDRVADAGYTRELLFSTVVDLMSRVVFRKAPHVQSAYQQRAEQIPVTLKSVYEKLQNIEPVVSAELVRHVTGRCYDVIAEMGGTRTPLLAGRRVRILDGNHLAATQKRLQVTRGHTAGPLPGQALAILDPQAMVIADLIPCEDAHTQERALLGQVLAKVDIGEVWVGDRNFCTLEFLCELEQKEAFFVIRRHGNTTIEAEPGVDWGAEVETETGWVRERRVWLCVGGRRVLEVRCVRVRLRRPTEDGDVAIEVLTNLPVEEADAAAIANLYRNRWTIEGAFHELTMSLRCEVETLGYPKAALFGVAVAVSAYNVLSVLKAALRVAHGEETVANEVSSYYLVLELSAVYAGMMIARPAPLWSGFGSMPVAEFAGHLGRWATQVNMERIRKSPRKPTKNPTPRIQDPGPHVATARLLNDAKKNKKSAKK, from the coding sequence GTGATTCAGAGTCCGATATTCGATCAGTTTGTGAACCACAGCCCGCTCAGCGTGATGTCGCGTGCGACGATCGAGCGGGTGTTCTCGACGTCGTCCCTCGACGCGTTGTTTGACCGCGTCGCCGATGCGGGTTACACCCGCGAGCTCTTATTCTCGACCGTCGTGGATCTGATGAGCCGGGTTGTGTTCCGGAAGGCTCCGCATGTCCAATCGGCCTACCAGCAGCGGGCCGAGCAGATCCCGGTCACGCTCAAGAGCGTCTATGAGAAGCTCCAGAACATCGAACCGGTCGTCTCCGCCGAGTTGGTGCGCCACGTCACCGGACGGTGTTACGACGTGATTGCCGAGATGGGCGGGACCCGCACGCCTCTGCTGGCCGGTCGGCGGGTCCGCATCCTCGACGGCAACCACTTGGCGGCCACACAGAAAAGGCTCCAGGTTACCCGCGGGCACACGGCCGGGCCACTCCCGGGGCAGGCTCTGGCCATCCTCGATCCGCAGGCGATGGTCATCGCCGATCTGATCCCCTGTGAGGACGCCCACACCCAAGAACGCGCCCTGCTCGGCCAAGTTCTCGCCAAGGTGGATATTGGCGAAGTGTGGGTCGGCGACCGGAACTTCTGCACGCTCGAGTTCCTCTGCGAACTCGAGCAGAAGGAGGCGTTCTTCGTCATCCGCCGGCACGGGAACACGACCATCGAGGCGGAGCCGGGGGTTGATTGGGGGGCGGAGGTCGAGACCGAAACGGGGTGGGTCCGCGAGCGTCGGGTGTGGTTGTGTGTGGGTGGGCGGCGGGTGTTGGAGGTGCGTTGCGTCCGCGTGCGGTTGAGGCGGCCGACCGAGGACGGGGATGTCGCGATCGAGGTGCTCACGAACCTACCGGTCGAGGAGGCCGACGCGGCGGCGATTGCGAACCTCTACAGGAACCGGTGGACGATCGAAGGCGCGTTCCACGAATTGACGATGTCACTGCGTTGTGAGGTGGAGACGCTGGGGTATCCGAAGGCGGCGCTGTTCGGAGTTGCGGTGGCGGTTTCGGCGTACAACGTGCTGTCGGTGCTGAAGGCGGCGTTGCGTGTGGCGCACGGCGAGGAGACGGTCGCAAACGAGGTGTCGAGTTACTACCTGGTGCTGGAGTTGTCGGCGGTCTACGCGGGCATGATGATCGCGCGGCCCGCCCCGCTGTGGTCGGGCTTCGGATCGATGCCCGTCGCGGAGTTCGCCGGCCACTTGGGTCGCTGGGCCACCCAGGTCAACATGGAGCGGATCAGGAAGTCGCCTCGCAAGCCGACCAAGAATCCGACCCCACGCATTCAAGATCCGGGACCACACGTTGCAACGGCTCGCCTACTGAACGACGCCAAGAAGAATAAAAAATCTGCGAAGAAATAG